Within uncultured Fibrobacter sp., the genomic segment TTGACTTTGCCTTTCTTGGAATTCCAATTGAAATAATCCGGGGCAATTTTTGCCAAGGCACGTTCAAACATTTCACCGGAATCCCAGAGGAGTTTACCCGTTTCGCCATCGAAAACGCTTATCGAACGGGTGCCGAACGTATAGGCATAAGGGCATTTGCCATTATGGGTTCTGTACTTTCCTACATCGCAACGTTCCAGCGAGCTAACCGTAAGATCCTTCAACTGAGCCGTCATCGATTCCGTAAAAACGGCTTCGTCTAAACGGCCCTGTTTCACGAGTTCCGGCAACGCCACAGCGTCAGTCCAACCCTCGTAATCATTCACAGGGGCACCTTCATTTGCCGTCAACACGAAATGCCTATCCCCCGCCGTAAACGACGCTATACCATCGGGCTGCCTTAAGCCTCGCAACGGGTAATAATTCTTGATATCAATCTTTCCATCGCTCACCGCGTCAATCGCAAAACCGGCCCTGGAGTGGTCCACAAATCCGAGCGGGAACACCTTCGTCACTTTCTTTGCGGCAACATCCAATACCGCAATGGCGTTGTTTTCTTGCAAGCTCACCCACGCCAATTTAGAATCGTCGGATACCGTGATGTATTCCGGTTCCAGCGACTTCACAAAGCCCTGCGTTCCAGGAGCGCGAACTCCAGCGGCCATCAATTTTGCAGAATCAAGATGATTGAATCGAGCGACCGTGAGTTCGGCGTTTTTCCACAATTCGGCATCCGTTTTAGGCACCGACAAAATCGCGACACCGCCTTCGGGATCTTCGGAAAAGTCCTTACTCGGCGACCCTTCGCAGGCCACCAGCAAATTTTTTCCGTCAGGCGTAAACTTAATCATATCCGGCTGGCTACACACCTTGTAGAGCCCAAGAACCTCAAGGCTATCGGCATAGCGCATCACCTGCACCTGCCCATCCTTCCATTCCTCATCTTCGAGCATCGAGACCGCTACCAAATCACCGTAAACCGTCACGCTAGAGGCGTTCCCCGGAATCGCCTTTTCTGCAATTTTTTTCGGGAGGCCCGGGTTTTTCAAGTCTATAATTTCTACAACTTTTTCATCTCCGACCACAAACAGCATATTTTTTTCGGGCATGAACGCCGAAATTTCAGCCGTTTTTATAGAGATACTCGAAAGGGGCGCAAGCACACTCCCCCACTGGAAAGGCCCTGCCTGCACGGCATTTTTAGCAAAACAAAAGCCCGCAAACAAAAGCAGGCTTCCACACAGCGCAAATTTATTCATCTACACCTCAACGTGTCGGTTACTTCATGATAAGCCACATAATCAGGAGGCCGATTCCAATGCCCCCCAAAAAAGAAGACGACGTCATCATCGCAGCGGCCCTGCGGTCTTTATCGTCATTTTCTTTTTTCTTTTCGTTTACGCCAATCGAGACACTCAGGGCCTGAGCGCACATTTCGTTATCTTTCTTGACCGTATTGTAGCTTTTTTCCCAGTTTTCGCTTTTCGCCTTTTCGGAATCAATAACGGCGCGCAAGGAATCCTTTTCAAGAGTACAGGCGTCATTTTGCACCTGCATTACACTATCGCGTAGGGCGATTTCCTGTTTCAACTCCGTTTCCGCAGTCGAAGTCTGAGAAGGCTCTACAACATCTTCGGCCAAAGCGACCGAACCACAGAATGCAAGAGAAAGTACAAGAATCCTAAACAAACGCATCATAATTCAAATATACAAAACACAATGAATAATGAAAAATAAAAAATGAATAATGCCGTTAAAAACATTATTCATTCTTAATTGTTATTTTCGAATTTCGAAATCCGAATTCCGAACTTTTAATTTACCTCGGTAATTCGACCTGCTTTTTCCAGCGGCCATCTAGCCCCTTCACGTAGTAAACTCCGGGCACAAGGGGTTCACCGGCTTTCACCCTGGAACCGTCAAGTCTGCGAATCTCGCGAGACTCCCCAAAAATACGCGGAGCCATTTCTACCCTGCCGATAGCCGTAGATTCCTCAGAACTGCTGCTTTCTTCGGCTTCCGAAGAACTCGATTCAATTTCAATCTTATTGACATCCATCAAGACGCTACGGAGAACCTGAACCTGCACCTTGGACACCGTATCAGGAATACCCAAAGCCTTGATCACCGCCGCAACCACTTCAGCGGAATCAAGGCGATTAGACATCGCCGTGTAAGTGTTGATGATAACGTTATCTCCGTCGGGCACGTTCTCCTTATACAAGGCAAGAGCGTTCCAGGTTTCAAAATTGAATTCGAACGTTCTGGACACCATCAGCTCTTTCGACGAGAACGAAAGTTCATCCGGGAATTCACCCTTCCTGATCGCCAAGACGTTGTACGAATTAGACGGATCAAGACCGGGAAGCTGGTTGATGTTCACATCCATAATCAGCGAACTGTAACCCGTTTCCAAAACCGAGCCCCAGGCTTTTTTAGAAGAACTCCATTCGCCAAAACGATAATCAAGACCGCTCAAAGCGCTGCAGGTTGCCGTAATGGAATCCTGAATTTTCAGATTCGCGCCCGCAAACAGGGGCTTTACCGAATTGAAATCCTTATGGCGAACCGTCTTTACCGAATCCGCCTCCTTGAAATCCTTCGAACCATACCAAAGCGTTTCTTCAATATAGGCAAGCTTCAGATTCACCTGCGGTGTTTTCGATGTCGGCAAAGAATCGCAGATATTGCGGATGTACGTTTCGTCTGCAAAGGAAAAAGCCATTGCAGCCAAAACGACTAAAGAGATTTTTTTGAACATTTTGATTCTCCTTTTTATTTTATCCTCTTACGGCAAGAATGCGCTTCCAGCCGTCTTCAGGAATCTGGGCACCCATCACCTGCACCACCTCGTTCGAGACAGCACTACCGAGGTTACCCGAACGTTCCATATCCCAGCCATTCATATAGCCATACAGGAAACCCGATGCCCACAGGTCACCAGCACCCGTCGTATCGATTGCCTTGGCAGGGCCCGCCTGCACATGCACCACCTTGCCATCCTTTGCAATCAGGGCACCGCGCTTGCCGATTTTCACAACAGCGACCTTCGCCTTCTTCGCAAGCACATCGAGAGCGGCATCTTCCTTGACACCGGCATAGGCAAAAGCTTCGTCTTCGTTTGCGATAATGATGTCGATCATCTTGCCCTCAAAGAGTTCGTCGAAAGTCTTGCGGCAAGCATCAACCACGCCAAAGCTGCTAAAATCGAGAGCGGTTTCTACACCGAGGCTACGGGCCAAGGTGAACGACTTCTTGAAGCAATCGGCGTTGAAGGCACGGTAGCCTTCAGCATACAACAGACCCACGCCATCGTAAAGGGCCGGCACAAAGTCTTCGCTCGAAAGGAAATCAGAAGCACCGAGGTAGGTCCACATGGAACGCTGTGCATCGGGAGTCACGGCAGAAAAAACACAACCCGTAGCGGCATCCGAAAGACCGAGCTTCGATTCCACGCCGTTATTCTTCAGGTGTTCCTGGAAAAGCTTACCGAGTTCGTCATCGCCAATCTTCGAAATAAAGGCGGCCTTGCCACCGAGGCGAGAAAGGCCCACCATGGTATTGCAGGTAGAACCACCCGGCACGCGAAGGGGCTTATCGAGCGCCCCCAGGAACTTTTCCATCTGCGGCCAGTCCACCATGTTCATGCCACCCTTCTGCACGCCCTGAGCTGCAATCCAGGCATCATCTACGTTAGCCAAAATATCAACAAGGGCTGCGCCCATACCTAAAACTTTCTTCATTAGAAGCCTCCTCTGCGGCGGCGCAACTTTTCGCTCGCCTGTAATAGAAATTGACGTTCGGACTCGTTCAGCGAATTGATTCCATCGCGGTTGACTTTTTTCAGGATTTCATCCATCCGCTTGTTTTCATCCACATAAAAAACTTCACCTTCGATAGCATTCGTATCGGAATTCGATTCCGCCGAACGTTCGCGAGTTTCATCGGCAGACTTTCCACCCGGATGCACCGTAAACTTGGGGCCGCGGAATTTTTCGAAAGCCTTGCCAATGTTACCAAAGCCGCGTTCATAGAAATGCATATAGAGGAACCCGCCCACGACACCGCCCAAATGAGCGAGGTGCGCCACGCCGTCCCCGGAATGAGCCATGAACACATCGACCGCGACCATGAACCACATCGCGTACTTGATTTTCATCGGGAAAAAGAAGAACATCAGAAGCATCCGGTTCGGAAAGAACTTGTAGTACGCCACGAAAATTCCCATGAGCGCACCGGACGCACCAATAATCGGGCTATTCGTCATGCCAAGCCAGAACATGACTAGGCTGAACACTGCGGCAAAAATTCCGCAGAAGAAATACATTCCCGTAAAATGTTTCGGCCCCATCATATCGGCAACTTCGCTACCGAACATCCAGAGCATCAGCATGTTAAAGAGGAAATGCCAGAAATCCACATGCACGAACATATAGGTGACAAAGCGCCACGCCTGCTCCGGGGCAAACGGCCAGAAGGCACCAAAGTAGGCAATGTATTCGGCAATGCTGCCATAACCGAGGCCAGGCAAATTCAGGTGCAGCCCGAGAATCTTGCCACCAATAAACGCAAGGCCGAAAACGACCGCGTTGCTAATCAGCAGCACCCGAAGGACTTTAGGTAAAAAACGGAAGGGTCTCATAGGAAGTAGACAGTGGTTAGTAGTTAGGTTTCAGGAATCAGTTTTTTCAGCTGTCGTCCTGGAGGGAGCACAGCGACCGACGGGATCCAGGGTGGGATGAGCTGTAAGGTCCCTGAGCCTGCCGAAGGGCCGACGTGAACGAAGTCGAAATTATCTCTAGTTAAAGTCATAGGCAATTAGTAAGGGGATTACATCGGCAGGGACGTATTTAGCGAGGATTTCCTTTCCTTCCGCATTTTTCGCAACGCCGACTTTCAAAAGTTCACGCACCACGGTGCTCGACACCATCAAGTGTTCAGGGGAGCTCGACAGGAAAACCGTTTCACATTCCGGGTAAAGCACCTTGTTATTCCAGGCAACCGTCTGTTCGTATTCCACATCGGCGCCATTACGGATTCCACGCACCAGATATTTCGCCCCGACACGTTTCATAAAATCTACGGTCAACCCGCCAAAAGATTCAACCTTTACGTTCGGAATTTTTTCAACGGCCTTCTTTACAATTTCGACCTTAGCCGATTCCGAAAGCAAATATTTTTTGGATGCATTCACCGCCAGCAGGACATAAACTTCGTCAAACAGCGCGCAGGCACGTTCCACGACATCCAGATGTCCCAAGGTAAACGGATCGAACGACCCGGCAAACACGGCGATTCTTTTCATACTATAAATATAGAAAAAGAGGAAGTTGACGGTGGTTAGGAGTATGTCATCCTGAGCGGAACAAAGTGTAGTCGAAGGATCTCTAGCTGAAGTGGTTAGTGTTTGGTGGTTAGGGATTAGGTATGAGGTCGGAGTAAAGCACCTTCATGGAACAGGATTTTTTATATTTTTTTCAGCAAATTGGATTCTATGTCATTTTATGACACATTTTTTATGTATATTTGGTAATGTCAAAGGGAAAAACATGGTACGCAAAACGACAATCAACTCCAAAACCGAACTCGATGAAATCGAACGCTGCGCAAGCATCGAAACCATCCGTGAAAAGACCCACGAATTGGCAATCGCCATTCAGAAGGCTCTTTTGGATCGCGGCGAGATGCTTTCCACCGCCGAATCCTTGACGGGCGGCCTCGTGGCAAGCCACATTGTCGATATCGCAGGCAGTTCCGCCGTATTCGCCGGAGGCGTTGTCGCCTACCAGAACGAAATCAAGGAACACGTTCTTGGCGTTCCCCATGCCATTCTCGAAGAAAAAGGCGCCGTTTCCGCCGAAACCGTCCTGAACATGGCCGAAGGTGCTCGCCAAAAGTTCGGTTGCGAGTGGGCAATCGCCACCTCCGGAATTGCAGGCCCCGGCGGCGCCGAACCCGGCAAACCTGTGGGTACAGTGTGGATAGCTGTCACCAATAGTTTGCAAAATGAAGTTTTTTGTAAAATTTTCGCAGGAAATCGCACTGAAGTGCGCGAAAAAAGCGTGTATAGTGTATTGAGCAAGCTACTTTTTTTGCTGAATAACCAAAAAAGCACTTGCACAAGTGAACACTAATTGTTATATTTAAAAACGAAAAAACAAAATGGAGTCCAATATGGCTAAAAAAACAACAACCCCGACTAGCAACCTTTCCGCAGACAAGGCCAAGGCAGTAGAAGCCGCCATCGCCCAGATTGAAAAGAATTATGGTAAAGGTTCCATTATGGCACTCGGCCAGCAGCCTGTCGAAGATATCCCCGTGATTCCGACCGGATGCATCCAGCTCGACATGGCTCTCGGCGTGGGAGGTTTCCCCCGCGGCCGTATCATCGAAATCTACGGACCCGAATCTTCCGGTAAGACGACCCTTACCCTGCACGCCATTGCCGAAGCCCAGAAGCTCGGAGGTGTCGCAGCCTTTATCGACGCAGAACACGCTTTTGACGCCGTCTACGCCCGCAAGCTCGGAGTCGATATCGAATCCTTGCTCGTTTCCCAGCCGGACACCG encodes:
- a CDS encoding choice-of-anchor I family protein → MNKFALCGSLLLFAGFCFAKNAVQAGPFQWGSVLAPLSSISIKTAEISAFMPEKNMLFVVGDEKVVEIIDLKNPGLPKKIAEKAIPGNASSVTVYGDLVAVSMLEDEEWKDGQVQVMRYADSLEVLGLYKVCSQPDMIKFTPDGKNLLVACEGSPSKDFSEDPEGGVAILSVPKTDAELWKNAELTVARFNHLDSAKLMAAGVRAPGTQGFVKSLEPEYITVSDDSKLAWVSLQENNAIAVLDVAAKKVTKVFPLGFVDHSRAGFAIDAVSDGKIDIKNYYPLRGLRQPDGIASFTAGDRHFVLTANEGAPVNDYEGWTDAVALPELVKQGRLDEAVFTESMTAQLKDLTVSSLERCDVGKYRTHNGKCPYAYTFGTRSISVFDGETGKLLWDSGEMFERALAKIAPDYFNWNSKKGKVKMDKRSSDKGCEPENVTVGEVGARRYAFAGLERSSGVAVFDITEPKAPKLIDFYLDPLDRGPEGILFIPADKSPLADQALLVVGYEYSKTLTIYTVK
- a CDS encoding adenosine kinase, which encodes MKKVLGMGAALVDILANVDDAWIAAQGVQKGGMNMVDWPQMEKFLGALDKPLRVPGGSTCNTMVGLSRLGGKAAFISKIGDDELGKLFQEHLKNNGVESKLGLSDAATGCVFSAVTPDAQRSMWTYLGASDFLSSEDFVPALYDGVGLLYAEGYRAFNADCFKKSFTLARSLGVETALDFSSFGVVDACRKTFDELFEGKMIDIIIANEDEAFAYAGVKEDAALDVLAKKAKVAVVKIGKRGALIAKDGKVVHVQAGPAKAIDTTGAGDLWASGFLYGYMNGWDMERSGNLGSAVSNEVVQVMGAQIPEDGWKRILAVRG
- a CDS encoding rhomboid family intramembrane serine protease: MRPFRFLPKVLRVLLISNAVVFGLAFIGGKILGLHLNLPGLGYGSIAEYIAYFGAFWPFAPEQAWRFVTYMFVHVDFWHFLFNMLMLWMFGSEVADMMGPKHFTGMYFFCGIFAAVFSLVMFWLGMTNSPIIGASGALMGIFVAYYKFFPNRMLLMFFFFPMKIKYAMWFMVAVDVFMAHSGDGVAHLAHLGGVVGGFLYMHFYERGFGNIGKAFEKFRGPKFTVHPGGKSADETRERSAESNSDTNAIEGEVFYVDENKRMDEILKKVNRDGINSLNESERQFLLQASEKLRRRRGGF
- the coaD gene encoding pantetheine-phosphate adenylyltransferase, which gives rise to MKRIAVFAGSFDPFTLGHLDVVERACALFDEVYVLLAVNASKKYLLSESAKVEIVKKAVEKIPNVKVESFGGLTVDFMKRVGAKYLVRGIRNGADVEYEQTVAWNNKVLYPECETVFLSSSPEHLMVSSTVVRELLKVGVAKNAEGKEILAKYVPADVIPLLIAYDFN
- a CDS encoding CinA family protein; translated protein: MVRKTTINSKTELDEIERCASIETIREKTHELAIAIQKALLDRGEMLSTAESLTGGLVASHIVDIAGSSAVFAGGVVAYQNEIKEHVLGVPHAILEEKGAVSAETVLNMAEGARQKFGCEWAIATSGIAGPGGAEPGKPVGTVWIAVTNSLQNEVFCKIFAGNRTEVREKSVYSVLSKLLFLLNNQKSTCTSEH